TACAATTGCTCCGCATTTAATAGATGTGAATGTCCACCCACAAAAAAAAGAAATTCGTTTAAAGGAAGAAAAATATACCAAAAATTTGATTCAATTAGCTGTGGAAAAAGCGTTAGAAAAAAGAAGCGGAAATCAAACTGGACTCATGCCTATTTCATATGGGCATCAAGAAACCTCTTTTTGGATAAAAGAACCATCTGCACATATTTTATGTGAATCTTTACCTAAATTCAAACAAGAATCATTTATAGATGCAATAGAGATCATAGGGTTATTTTCTCATTATCTTTTTTTACATCCTCAATCTGCTTTATTGAAAATAATAGACACAAAAGAAACCATAGCCATGATAGGGATTGATTTATATGCAGCAGAATCAAAGATTTTATTCGATAAAATGAGGAAAAATCAAGAACCTAAGGGATCACAAGCCTTGTTATTACCCGATACTATAGTTTTTTCCAAAGCAGAAAGCGAGGGGATATTGTGCATATTAGATGAATTGCATCAGCTAGGTTTGAGAGTTTATCCCATTGGCAAGACTGCTTTTTTAGTAGAGGCTATACCTGCATTTATGAAACAAGATCAAGTAAGAGATCTCATGTTAGAGTGTTTACAAGGTAATAAAGAAGAGAGGAATAGAAGATATGCAGCCATTTTATGCAGATGGGTTCGTAAAAATAAACAGCCATTTTCACAAGATAGAGCCCTGAGGTTAGTAGAGCAATTGCTTTGTTTACCAGATCCTCTTTTTTGCCCTTTAGGCAAAAGGATTATAAGTTGTATTACAAAGGTACAAATAGATGATTGGTTTAAATGAAAAGGAAGTTTTTTTGAAAAGAATAGCTAGGTTATGGGAGCAGTTAGAGAGTTCTATAGAAGCATGTTTAATTGAAGATCCCATAGATCTCTATTACTTGACCGGTTTATCTCTATCTAAAGGATCTCTTTTGTTGACTCGAAAAAAGCAGCTTTTACTTGTAGATGATCGATATTTTCAATCAGCTATAGAAAAAGCAGTTGTAGCAGTTGAAAGAGATCAACAGGTTGCTTGGGAAGAATTTTTTGCACATAGCTTGTTTAAAAAAATAGCCTTTGATTCTGAAAAGGTCTCTTATGAGCGATATCTTGAGCTGCAGAAATATAACAAAGATTTCATTGCTCATTCTAGCTTACTTAAAAATGTAAGAGCGATTAAAGATGCGTTTGAGATTGGGAAGATTACCATGAGCGCTCAACTCTTAAGACGAGGTTTTTCTCATATTTGTTCTCTTTTAAAAGTGGGGATTACAGAAAAGGAATTGGCTAAAGAATTTGAGATTTTCTGTTTGCAGCAAGGGGCGGATAGCTTGGCTTTTGAACCCATTATTGCTTTTGGTAAAAATAGTGCAATGCCTCATTACCATAGCCAAAATGTGGCCTTACAATCAAAAGATATCGTTTTAATAGATATTGGAGTCGTTGTCGATCACTATCATTCCGATATGACACGAGTTGTTTTTTTTGAAGAACCGCACTTACAGCTTTCTTATTTATATCAGATTGTAAAGCAAGCTCAAAAAGCAGCTTTAGATCTTTGTATTCCAGGAACCATACTTGCAGAACTTGATTTAGCAGCACGAGAGGTGTTTAAAAAACATGATTTAGAGCCATTTTTTGTGCATAGTCTAGGTCATGGAATTGGTTTAAGAACGCATGAATTTCCTCGAATTTCTCACCAAGGGAAGGAAGCACAAGTGGTTTTGCAAAAAAATATGGTTGTAACAATTGAACCAGGATTATATCTACCAGATATTGGTGGAGTGCGGTATGAAGATATGATTCTTATTACAGAAGAAGGATATCGTTTCTTTTACCCCATTGACCCACACGAATAATCATAAAAAAAAGCTATAAATCATTATGAAAAACAAGCTTGGATTTCGTCAAAAAATCATACTCAGCCATATTTTTTTATTTGTGGTTTTCATTGCTTTTGCTTTTCCGTTTATTACTAAATCGGTGCAAAGAATCCTATTTAATAGTTTACATGTAAGTACTTCTTACCTTGTGAATTTATTAGAGAAAGCACGAAATGAACAGCAAATTTTAACTCTTCTGCAAGATGCAGATGACTATATCTTTTTTCATGTCTCTCTTTTTAATGATAAAGGCGAAGCATTATATGATTCTTCTTTAAAACAAGTGACTAAAAGAGAAGAGATAAATCCTTTAACACACTCAGAGGTTGTAGATGCTTTAGGGCACAAAATTGTGTATTTTATAGGTTATAATAAACAAGAAGCAGAAAAGCTGGCGTATATTACGCTTCCCTTTCATGTAAATAACCAAACATACATTTTGCGAACAGCTATTCCCTTTTCTCAAATGCATGAATTTACTCGTGAATTTGAAATGTGGTTTTTGGCTTTCTGCTTTCTGGCCATGCTATTTTTTGCTGCAATTACTTGGTTGATTTTTCATCGGATTAATTATCCTATTCAACAAATTATTCGTGCGATCAAACCCTATCAGTTAGGAGTAGAAACCGTCATTAATCCGATTGTGTTGAGCGATTCTATCGATGAAAAAGATCAGTTTTATCAATTAGCACAAACATTAAATTCTCTTTCAGAGCATTTACGTCTTCACATTAAACAAATTGTTGATGAGAGAAATGAAAAAGAAGCTATTTTAGATTCCCTAGGAGAAGGAGTTATCGCGGTAGATGCAGAGATGCATATTCGCTATATCAATTTTATGGCTAGTAAAATGCTAAGGTTATCTAAAAAAGAAGTATTAGGAAATAGGTTTACTTTTATTTTGGAAGAAACACCTGATGCCAAGTTACTCAATAAATGTAGACAATTGCTAGAAAGCTGCCAAAAAAAACGTGCTTTACTAACCGATTCTATGATCGTTATCAATGGAAAGAAGAAATATATCGATCTTATTGCAGCCCCTAAAAACCATCGAAGTGGAGCTATTGTGGTTCTGCAGGATAATACCAGTCATTACAAAGTACTGGAGATGGGGAAAGATTTTGTAGCAAATGCTTCTCATGAATTGCGCACTCCCATTACCATTATTACAGGTTTTGCGGAGACTCTGCAGGATTTGCCAGACCTGCCGCGCGATGTTGTTATAGAAATCACGGAGAAAATCGTTCGTAATTGTCAGCGTATGGATAGCTTGGTCAAAAATCTATTGACTCTAGCTGATTTAGAAAATCTTCCTCCCTCTCGATTTACAGAATGTGATGTGGTAGCTGTTGTAGAAACCTGTCGCCAAGTCGTATTGTCCATTTATGAAAAGGCTAAGATTCACATTGAGAAAAGTGAGGAATCAATTCTTGTAGCAGCTGATCCAGATATCTTAGAATTAGCAGTTATTAACCTATTGGATAATGCTGCCAAATACTCTCCTCCTCCGGCTGAAATTTTGGTGCA
This is a stretch of genomic DNA from Candidatus Rhabdochlamydia oedothoracis. It encodes these proteins:
- a CDS encoding M24 family metallopeptidase — its product is MIGLNEKEVFLKRIARLWEQLESSIEACLIEDPIDLYYLTGLSLSKGSLLLTRKKQLLLVDDRYFQSAIEKAVVAVERDQQVAWEEFFAHSLFKKIAFDSEKVSYERYLELQKYNKDFIAHSSLLKNVRAIKDAFEIGKITMSAQLLRRGFSHICSLLKVGITEKELAKEFEIFCLQQGADSLAFEPIIAFGKNSAMPHYHSQNVALQSKDIVLIDIGVVVDHYHSDMTRVVFFEEPHLQLSYLYQIVKQAQKAALDLCIPGTILAELDLAAREVFKKHDLEPFFVHSLGHGIGLRTHEFPRISHQGKEAQVVLQKNMVVTIEPGLYLPDIGGVRYEDMILITEEGYRFFYPIDPHE
- a CDS encoding sensor histidine kinase; amino-acid sequence: MKNKLGFRQKIILSHIFLFVVFIAFAFPFITKSVQRILFNSLHVSTSYLVNLLEKARNEQQILTLLQDADDYIFFHVSLFNDKGEALYDSSLKQVTKREEINPLTHSEVVDALGHKIVYFIGYNKQEAEKLAYITLPFHVNNQTYILRTAIPFSQMHEFTREFEMWFLAFCFLAMLFFAAITWLIFHRINYPIQQIIRAIKPYQLGVETVINPIVLSDSIDEKDQFYQLAQTLNSLSEHLRLHIKQIVDERNEKEAILDSLGEGVIAVDAEMHIRYINFMASKMLRLSKKEVLGNRFTFILEETPDAKLLNKCRQLLESCQKKRALLTDSMIVINGKKKYIDLIAAPKNHRSGAIVVLQDNTSHYKVLEMGKDFVANASHELRTPITIITGFAETLQDLPDLPRDVVIEITEKIVRNCQRMDSLVKNLLTLADLENLPPSRFTECDVVAVVETCRQVVLSIYEKAKIHIEKSEESILVAADPDILELAVINLLDNAAKYSPPPAEILVQITQLSEEVSITIQDKGIGIPTADLEHIFERFYTVDKAHSRRLGGAGLGLSIVKTIIENHHGVISVKSEIGVGTTFTILLPKLKRILPV